The following are encoded together in the Lactuca sativa cultivar Salinas chromosome 1, Lsat_Salinas_v11, whole genome shotgun sequence genome:
- the LOC128127575 gene encoding uncharacterized protein LOC128127575, producing MLICYNCKKPGHHWKNCRDPPASAVPHITSAVPVCYHCNETGHKKPECPKLKTGKGDRGTNPAIASSSKGTTVVTRGRAHQMTVEEPVITTTVADTYLLDSKPDVVMFDSGATHSFVSHTFINRLGRSIGKLAHPMVVDVVDNRTIYVTDVYRGYTLEFSGV from the coding sequence ATGTTGATATGCTACAACTGCAAAAAGCCAGGGCATCATTGGAAGAATTGTAGGGATCCCCCTGCGAGTGCAGTACCTCATATTACTTCTGCAGTTCCCGTCTGCTATCACTGCAACGAGACGGGACACAAGAAGCCTGAATGCCCGAAGTTGAAGACTGGTAAAGGAGACAGGGGTACAAATCCTGCAATTGCATCATCCTCTAAGGGAACCACCGTGGTGACACGAGGTCGTGCTCACCAGATGACTGTGGAGGAGCCGGTGATTACAACGACAGTGGCAGACACTTATTTGCTAGATTCCAAGCCcgatgttgttatgtttgatagcgGTGCTACCCATTCTTTTGTATCTCACACGTTTATTAATCGTTTGGGGCGTAGTATCGGAAAATTGGCTCACCCAATGGTTGTCGATGTTGTCGACAACCGCACTATTTATGTCACTGATGTTTATCGGGGTTACACTCTCGAGTTTTCTGGAGTTTAA